One genomic region from Vannielia litorea encodes:
- a CDS encoding xanthine dehydrogenase family protein molybdopterin-binding subunit — MNAFGKSQSLKRVEDVRFLTGHGNYLEDSVPEGALHAYFLRSPVGHAKLTALGLDDARAMPGVKLVAGAAEMKADGVDLLLEGARVDNVDGSKGADAKRPVLVEERMRFVGDPIAVVVAETLEQAKDAAEAIELDFDELPAHMELAPGGEALHPEAPDNMAYHWAQGDAEATEAALEGSKHRVKLEVVDNRVMIVSMEPRGAWAEWGDGRIHLCFSGQGVWAQKASLARHLGLDEENVRVTHPDVGGGFGLKGQEFPEHCVVAWAARKLDHPVRWMSERGEGLQSDHGGRDLVSVAELGFDENHKITAYKCENRSNMGAYNSGFGQYIQSFLFARVFPGTYQIQTAYLDCKGYYTNTAQMDAYRGAGRPEAIFVLERMMDEAARQLGVSPWELRRKNFIPGDQFPYKTFSGELYDVGDFHAVLADVEKAADLEGYKARKAQSEAKGLLRGYGLAYYIESILGDPTEGATVEFAEDGMVDLMVGTQSNGQGHETVYAAFLEERSGIPVEKIRVVQGDSDRIATGGGTGGSRSVTNQTNATIAAVNVMVEAFAPFVAEELGVDEVEFEDGSFGAPGSNRRPTMIDAAEMAREKGRDDLLRHEGRAKLDGRSYPNGGHFCEVEVDPETGHVQLVRYLVVDDFGNLVNPTLAMGQVHGGVAQGVGQILMENAVYDEDGQLLTGSFMDYAMPRAIDLPFYGFDAHPVPSIQNPLGMKGCGEAGTVGAMAAVTNAVIDALWDKGVRNAQVPFTPQRVWALLKEAEGDAS, encoded by the coding sequence ATGAATGCGTTCGGAAAAAGCCAATCGTTGAAACGGGTCGAGGATGTGCGGTTTCTGACCGGGCACGGGAACTATCTGGAAGACTCGGTGCCCGAAGGCGCGCTGCATGCTTACTTTCTGCGCAGCCCGGTGGGCCACGCCAAGCTGACCGCCCTGGGGCTGGACGATGCGCGTGCAATGCCCGGCGTGAAGCTGGTGGCGGGTGCAGCGGAGATGAAGGCGGACGGGGTGGACCTGCTGCTGGAAGGTGCGCGGGTAGACAACGTGGACGGCTCCAAGGGGGCCGATGCAAAGCGCCCGGTGCTGGTGGAAGAGCGGATGCGCTTTGTGGGCGATCCGATTGCCGTGGTGGTGGCCGAGACGCTGGAGCAGGCCAAGGATGCCGCCGAGGCGATCGAGCTGGATTTCGACGAGCTGCCCGCCCACATGGAGCTGGCCCCAGGCGGCGAGGCGCTGCACCCGGAAGCGCCGGACAACATGGCTTATCACTGGGCGCAGGGCGACGCGGAGGCGACCGAGGCGGCGCTGGAAGGCTCGAAGCACCGGGTGAAGCTCGAGGTTGTCGACAACCGGGTGATGATCGTTTCGATGGAGCCGCGCGGGGCTTGGGCCGAGTGGGGCGATGGCCGCATTCACCTGTGTTTCAGCGGGCAGGGGGTTTGGGCCCAGAAGGCCTCGCTGGCGCGCCACCTCGGGCTCGACGAGGAGAACGTGCGGGTGACGCACCCCGATGTGGGCGGCGGCTTTGGCCTGAAGGGGCAGGAGTTTCCCGAGCATTGCGTGGTGGCATGGGCGGCGCGGAAGCTGGACCACCCGGTGCGCTGGATGAGCGAGCGCGGCGAGGGGTTGCAGAGCGATCACGGCGGCCGCGATCTGGTGAGCGTGGCGGAGCTTGGGTTTGACGAGAACCACAAGATCACCGCCTACAAATGCGAGAACCGCTCGAACATGGGGGCCTACAACTCGGGCTTCGGGCAATACATCCAGTCGTTCCTCTTTGCCCGGGTCTTCCCCGGCACCTACCAGATCCAGACCGCCTATCTGGACTGCAAGGGCTACTATACCAACACCGCGCAGATGGACGCTTACCGGGGCGCCGGGCGGCCAGAGGCGATCTTCGTGCTGGAGCGGATGATGGACGAGGCGGCGCGGCAGCTGGGCGTCAGCCCGTGGGAGCTGCGGCGCAAGAACTTCATCCCCGGTGACCAGTTTCCCTACAAGACCTTCAGCGGCGAGCTTTACGACGTGGGCGATTTCCACGCGGTGCTGGCCGATGTGGAGAAGGCCGCCGACCTTGAGGGCTACAAGGCCCGCAAGGCGCAGAGCGAGGCCAAGGGGCTGCTGCGGGGCTACGGGCTGGCCTATTACATCGAGTCCATTCTGGGTGACCCGACCGAGGGTGCGACCGTGGAATTTGCCGAGGACGGCATGGTGGACCTGATGGTGGGCACCCAGTCGAACGGGCAGGGGCATGAGACGGTCTATGCCGCCTTCCTCGAAGAGCGCAGCGGCATCCCGGTGGAGAAGATCCGGGTGGTGCAGGGCGACAGTGACCGGATCGCCACGGGCGGCGGCACGGGCGGCTCGCGCTCGGTGACGAACCAGACCAATGCCACCATCGCCGCCGTCAACGTGATGGTCGAGGCCTTCGCGCCCTTCGTGGCCGAGGAGTTGGGCGTGGATGAGGTGGAGTTCGAGGACGGCAGCTTTGGCGCGCCGGGCTCCAACCGCCGGCCCACGATGATCGACGCCGCCGAGATGGCCCGCGAGAAAGGCCGCGATGACCTGCTGCGGCATGAGGGTCGCGCCAAGCTGGATGGCCGCAGCTATCCGAACGGCGGGCATTTCTGCGAGGTCGAAGTGGACCCGGAGACCGGCCATGTGCAGCTTGTCCGCTACCTTGTGGTCGATGACTTCGGCAACCTCGTGAACCCGACGCTGGCCATGGGCCAGGTGCATGGCGGCGTGGCGCAGGGCGTGGGGCAGATCCTGATGGAGAACGCGGTGTATGACGAGGACGGCCAGCTGCTGACCGGCTCGTTCATGGACTACGCCATGCCGCGCGCCATCGACCTGCCGTTCTACGGCTTCGACGCGCACCCGGTGCCTTCGATCCAGAATCCGCTGGGCATGAAAGGCTGCGGTGAGGCCGGGACGGTGGGCGCGATGGCCGCCGTGACCAACGCGGTGATCGACGCGCTCTGGGACAAGGGTGTGCGCAATGCGCAGGTGCCCTTCACCCCGCAGCGGGTCTGGGCGCTGTTGAAAGAGGCGGAAGGTGACGCTTCGTGA
- a CDS encoding valine--tRNA ligase, whose amino-acid sequence MAMEKTFDASEAEGRIYAAWEKAGAFAAGVAARRPETYSIMIPPPNVTGSLHMGHAFNNTLQDILIRWHRMRGFDTLWQPGTDHAGIATQMVTEREMAAKGEPTRVEMGREKFLERVWQQKVASRGTIIGQLKRLGASCDWSREAFTMGGAAGDPDAESGAPNFHDAVIKVFVDMYEKGLIYRGKRLVNWDPHFETAISDLEVENIETPGHMWHFKYPLAGGETYEYVEKDEDGNVTLRETRDYISIATTRPETMLGDGAVAVHPSDERYAPIIGKLCEIPVGPKEHRRLIPIITDEYPDPTFGSGAVKITGAHDFNDYGVATRNNIPLYRLMDTKANLRDDGEDYASCAARAQQIANGAEFTEAEVDTLNLVPDDLRGLDRFEARKKVVAQITDEGLAVMVPAPPDDEGETCFDGGMMPYVEDKPIMQPFGDRSKVVIEPMLTDQWFVDAEKIVGPALDAVRSGEVKILPESGEKTYYHWLDNIEPWCISRQLWWGHQIPVWYGLDLSAPDFKDDENDGALDHVELARLLGEGMVHAGTVHHCAAAFETVTHKFKNELADTPTPINHARITEVASRAEAIDVLAASLAQYNVSQDPTDLTYPVWRDPDVLDTWFSSGLWPIGTLGWPEQTPELAKYFPTSTLVTGQDILFFWVARMMMMQLAVVGQVPFTEVYLHGLVRDAKGKKMSKSVGNVIDPLEIIDEYGADALRFSSAAMAALGGVLKLDTQRIAGYRNFGTKLWNAARFAEMNGVFEARPKATPKPTSTVNRWIIGELAKTRQAVDEAMQNYRFNDAAQALYSFTWGTFCDWYIEFSKPLFDTDAARETRETMSWALDQVLILLHPIMPFITEELWTEKGHDGFVMHAEWPEYGPELIDPAADTEVNWVISLIEAIRSARAQMHVPAGLHVPLIQVSLTPEGEAAYAAGEALIKRLARVESLTKADEMPKGAITIPVSGGTFGLPVADLIDIDEEKARLEKTLGKLAKEIGGLQGRLKNPKFAENAPPEVVEEAEANLAERQEEEAKLKEALARLAEIG is encoded by the coding sequence ATGGCGATGGAAAAGACGTTCGACGCAAGCGAAGCCGAAGGCCGCATCTACGCGGCATGGGAGAAGGCAGGCGCCTTCGCCGCCGGTGTGGCCGCGCGTCGCCCCGAGACCTATTCCATCATGATCCCGCCGCCCAACGTGACCGGCTCGCTCCACATGGGCCACGCCTTCAACAATACGTTGCAGGATATCCTCATCCGCTGGCACCGGATGCGCGGGTTCGACACGCTCTGGCAGCCCGGCACCGACCACGCGGGCATCGCCACGCAGATGGTCACCGAGCGCGAGATGGCCGCCAAAGGCGAGCCGACCCGTGTCGAGATGGGCCGCGAGAAGTTTCTTGAGCGGGTCTGGCAGCAAAAGGTCGCCTCGCGCGGCACCATCATCGGCCAGCTCAAGCGCCTCGGCGCCTCCTGTGACTGGTCCCGCGAGGCCTTCACCATGGGCGGCGCGGCGGGCGACCCCGATGCCGAGAGCGGCGCGCCCAACTTCCACGACGCCGTCATCAAGGTCTTCGTCGACATGTACGAAAAAGGCCTGATCTACCGCGGCAAACGCCTCGTCAACTGGGACCCGCATTTCGAGACCGCCATCTCCGATCTCGAGGTCGAAAACATCGAGACGCCGGGCCACATGTGGCACTTCAAATACCCGCTGGCGGGCGGCGAAACCTACGAATACGTCGAGAAGGACGAGGACGGAAACGTCACCCTCCGCGAGACCCGCGACTACATCTCCATCGCCACCACCCGGCCCGAGACCATGCTCGGCGACGGTGCCGTCGCCGTTCACCCATCGGATGAACGCTACGCCCCAATTATCGGAAAACTCTGCGAAATCCCGGTCGGCCCCAAGGAGCACCGCCGGCTGATCCCGATCATCACCGATGAATACCCGGACCCAACCTTCGGCTCGGGCGCGGTCAAGATCACCGGCGCCCACGACTTCAACGACTACGGCGTTGCCACCCGCAACAACATCCCGCTTTACCGCCTGATGGACACCAAGGCGAACCTGCGCGACGACGGCGAGGATTACGCCAGCTGCGCTGCCCGCGCCCAGCAAATCGCCAATGGCGCGGAGTTCACCGAAGCCGAGGTCGACACCCTCAACCTCGTGCCCGACGACCTGCGCGGCCTCGACCGTTTCGAAGCCCGCAAGAAGGTCGTCGCCCAGATCACCGACGAGGGCCTCGCCGTCATGGTCCCCGCTCCGCCGGATGACGAGGGCGAAACCTGCTTCGACGGCGGCATGATGCCCTACGTCGAGGACAAGCCGATCATGCAGCCCTTCGGAGACCGCTCCAAGGTCGTCATCGAGCCCATGCTCACAGACCAGTGGTTCGTCGATGCCGAAAAGATCGTCGGCCCCGCGCTGGATGCCGTCCGATCCGGCGAGGTCAAAATCCTTCCCGAAAGCGGCGAAAAAACCTACTACCACTGGCTCGACAACATCGAACCCTGGTGCATATCCCGCCAACTCTGGTGGGGCCATCAGATCCCGGTGTGGTATGGCCTCGACCTCTCCGCTCCTGACTTCAAGGATGATGAGAACGATGGCGCGCTCGACCACGTCGAGCTGGCCCGCCTGCTGGGCGAGGGCATGGTCCACGCCGGCACCGTCCACCACTGCGCCGCCGCCTTTGAGACCGTCACCCACAAGTTCAAGAACGAGCTGGCCGACACCCCCACCCCGATCAACCACGCCCGCATCACCGAGGTCGCCTCCCGCGCCGAGGCGATCGACGTGCTCGCCGCCTCGCTCGCGCAGTATAACGTCAGCCAAGACCCGACCGACCTGACCTACCCCGTCTGGCGCGACCCCGACGTGCTCGACACATGGTTCTCCTCCGGCCTCTGGCCCATCGGCACCCTCGGCTGGCCCGAGCAGACCCCGGAGTTGGCCAAATACTTCCCCACCTCCACCCTCGTCACCGGGCAGGACATCCTCTTCTTCTGGGTCGCCCGGATGATGATGATGCAGCTCGCGGTCGTCGGCCAAGTCCCCTTCACAGAGGTCTACCTCCACGGCCTCGTCCGCGACGCCAAGGGCAAGAAGATGTCCAAGTCCGTGGGCAACGTGATCGACCCGCTGGAGATCATCGACGAATACGGCGCCGACGCCCTGCGCTTCTCCTCCGCCGCCATGGCCGCCCTCGGCGGCGTGCTCAAGCTCGACACCCAGCGCATCGCAGGCTACCGAAACTTCGGCACCAAACTCTGGAACGCCGCCCGTTTCGCCGAGATGAACGGCGTTTTTGAGGCCCGGCCCAAGGCCACCCCGAAGCCCACCTCCACCGTCAACCGCTGGATCATCGGCGAGCTCGCCAAGACCCGCCAAGCCGTTGACGAAGCGATGCAAAACTACCGCTTCAATGATGCCGCGCAGGCGCTCTACAGCTTCACCTGGGGCACCTTCTGCGACTGGTACATCGAGTTCTCCAAGCCGCTCTTCGACACCGACGCGGCACGCGAAACCCGCGAAACCATGTCCTGGGCGCTTGATCAGGTCCTGATCCTGCTGCACCCGATCATGCCCTTCATCACCGAGGAGCTCTGGACCGAGAAGGGCCACGACGGTTTCGTGATGCACGCCGAATGGCCCGAATACGGCCCCGAGCTGATCGACCCGGCGGCGGATACCGAGGTCAACTGGGTCATCTCCCTGATCGAGGCGATCCGCTCCGCCCGTGCCCAAATGCACGTCCCCGCAGGCCTCCACGTCCCGCTCATCCAAGTCTCCCTCACCCCCGAGGGCGAGGCCGCCTACGCGGCAGGCGAGGCCCTCATCAAGCGCCTCGCCCGCGTCGAAAGCCTCACCAAGGCCGACGAGATGCCCAAGGGCGCCATCACGATTCCCGTCTCCGGCGGCACCTTCGGCCTCCCCGTCGCCGACCTTATCGACATCGACGAAGAGAAAGCCCGGCTGGAGAAGACCCTGGGCAAACTCGCCAAGGAGATTGGCGGGCTCCAAGGCCGCCTGAAGAACCCCAAGTTCGCCGAAAACGCCCCGCCCGAAGTGGTCGAGGAGGCCGAGGCCAACCTCGCCGAACGGCAGGAAGAAGAAGCCAAGCTGAAAGAGGCGCTCGCCCGCCTCGCAGAGATCGGATAA
- a CDS encoding tetratricopeptide repeat-containing sulfotransferase family protein, protein MAQVSPEIKTLFQQAQRAQSSGQLDVAQALFAKILRLNERLPEVHFHLGRLEMQRRAPKKALKHLRRAQELKPTEPMVWRLLLDALIAAGDSRGVDKLLKSAETAPLTPQVFRELEMKARTGNRSGEANLGSADPAAFQEAVRLFQSGQAAEAAEAAEALHRRHPGVAPILAVLGASRAALAQLDEAETAYREAIRLDDSYAEAHLQLGQLLQSRRRFDEATPLLERARELMADSPLVAKFLGMNYTDRDHANSALPLLEKAHAELPDDPEAAFALSRCLFALRRFEDARATFASWAERPSAPPPHLALMGNILNELEQTDSARAFYERALAARPNFGPGLSGLAWIAHHSGDFDLSAKYFAQACESGTIDGRLARNYSAGRKLLEDDPILPQIRAAYEEGTEVPGTRADLAFALAKAAEDQGRPAEAFELLRIGNDTLAERFPPRDRLVQGLNERARLTWRPDTAPVDATDAPRLIFISGMPRSGTTLVEQIVSSHSTVTPGGEIGLLNGALSDRQRLAVVEERGLTASELRATAGEIAQRARTLAPEASVLTDKAVLANADLGFAPQLCPGSRFIVVRRDPRDNCLSIYKNRFADGTHRYTTDLKELAHNYLAFLKGMEFWREAAPEAFLEVRYEDLIGDPEAGARALIDYCGLEWEEACLRFYENARTVRTLSAYQVRQPIYSSSVGAWRKFEAELKPLIDILRDGGALEEWD, encoded by the coding sequence ATGGCCCAGGTATCGCCCGAAATCAAAACCCTGTTCCAGCAGGCCCAGCGGGCGCAGTCCTCCGGCCAGCTCGATGTGGCGCAGGCGCTCTTTGCCAAGATCCTCCGCCTCAACGAGCGCCTCCCCGAGGTTCACTTCCACCTCGGCCGGCTCGAGATGCAGCGCCGCGCGCCTAAGAAGGCCCTCAAGCACCTGCGCCGCGCACAGGAGCTCAAGCCCACCGAGCCGATGGTCTGGCGCCTTCTGCTCGACGCGCTGATCGCCGCGGGCGACTCTCGCGGCGTCGACAAGCTGCTCAAATCCGCCGAAACCGCGCCTCTGACCCCGCAGGTCTTCCGCGAACTCGAGATGAAGGCCCGCACCGGCAACCGCTCTGGCGAGGCCAATCTCGGCAGCGCCGATCCCGCCGCCTTTCAGGAGGCGGTGCGCCTCTTCCAGTCCGGCCAGGCCGCCGAGGCTGCCGAAGCCGCCGAGGCCCTCCACCGCCGCCATCCCGGCGTCGCGCCCATCCTCGCCGTGCTCGGAGCCTCCCGCGCGGCGCTGGCCCAGCTCGACGAGGCCGAAACCGCCTATCGCGAGGCCATCCGCCTCGATGACAGCTACGCCGAAGCGCACCTGCAACTCGGCCAGCTGCTCCAGTCCCGCCGCCGCTTCGACGAGGCCACCCCTCTGCTGGAACGCGCCCGCGAGCTCATGGCCGACAGCCCTCTCGTCGCCAAGTTCCTCGGCATGAACTACACCGACAGAGACCACGCCAACTCCGCCCTGCCGCTGCTCGAAAAAGCCCACGCCGAGCTGCCGGACGACCCGGAGGCCGCCTTCGCCCTCTCCCGCTGCCTCTTCGCCCTCCGGCGTTTCGAAGATGCCCGCGCCACCTTCGCCTCCTGGGCCGAGCGGCCCTCCGCCCCGCCACCGCACCTCGCACTGATGGGCAATATCCTCAACGAACTGGAGCAGACAGACAGCGCCCGCGCCTTCTACGAGCGCGCCCTCGCCGCCCGCCCCAACTTCGGCCCGGGACTCTCCGGCCTTGCATGGATCGCCCATCACTCCGGTGATTTCGACCTCTCGGCCAAGTATTTCGCACAGGCCTGCGAGAGCGGCACTATCGACGGGCGCCTTGCCCGCAACTATTCCGCCGGTCGCAAGCTGCTGGAGGATGATCCGATCCTGCCGCAGATCCGCGCCGCCTATGAGGAAGGCACCGAGGTGCCCGGCACGCGCGCCGATCTCGCCTTCGCCCTCGCAAAAGCCGCTGAAGATCAGGGCCGCCCGGCGGAAGCCTTCGAGCTGCTGCGCATCGGCAATGACACTCTGGCCGAGCGTTTCCCGCCGCGCGACCGCCTCGTGCAAGGCCTAAACGAACGCGCCCGCCTCACATGGCGCCCCGACACCGCACCAGTCGACGCCACCGATGCCCCCCGGCTCATCTTCATCTCCGGCATGCCCCGCTCCGGCACCACGCTGGTCGAGCAGATCGTCTCCAGCCACAGCACCGTGACCCCCGGCGGCGAAATCGGCCTGCTCAACGGCGCACTCTCCGACCGCCAGCGCCTCGCAGTTGTCGAAGAACGCGGCCTGACCGCCTCCGAGCTGCGCGCCACCGCGGGTGAAATTGCCCAGCGGGCCCGCACCCTCGCCCCCGAAGCCAGCGTGTTGACCGACAAGGCCGTGCTCGCCAACGCCGATCTGGGTTTCGCGCCCCAGCTCTGCCCCGGCAGCCGCTTCATCGTCGTCCGCCGAGATCCGCGCGACAACTGCCTATCGATCTACAAGAACCGCTTCGCCGACGGCACCCACCGCTACACCACCGACCTCAAGGAACTGGCCCACAACTACCTCGCCTTCCTCAAGGGCATGGAATTCTGGCGCGAGGCCGCACCCGAGGCCTTCCTTGAAGTCCGCTACGAAGACCTCATCGGCGACCCGGAGGCCGGCGCCCGCGCCCTGATTGACTATTGCGGCCTTGAGTGGGAAGAAGCCTGCCTGCGGTTCTATGAAAACGCCCGCACCGTGCGCACCCTCTCGGCCTATCAGGTCCGCCAGCCGATTTACTCCTCCTCGGTCGGCGCATGGCGCAAGTTCGAGGCCGAGCTCAAACCGCTGATCGACATTCTGCGCGACGGCGGTGCCTTGGAGGAATGGGACTGA
- a CDS encoding MFS transporter, whose amino-acid sequence MTVADRAFETLTDESRAEAEDITEAAREAEAGNFLRHGAALSLSKLADGLIDPKLVLSWLMGALGAPAALTGLLVPVREAGALVPQLFTAARIRGMGRRKWAWAAGAAGQGLAALVILGAALLLEGWAAGVVIVAALAVLAVARSVCSVSFKDVLGKSVDKPRRGTVTGLAASVASAGVLLFAGVLMLGLLERFQLVAGAIALAGAAWLGAAFIFSTIAEEDRPGDAEGEATGLGQLSLLWEDADLRRFVVARVLLLPTALAPPYLVMLAGEAGDDRWGALGAMLAASALAGLVSGWVWGRLSDRSSRLVLAISGAVAAGFLGLGVALGWGGAMGTAWAAPLVLFGLMVSYRGVRVGRSTYLVNLAPEESRASYTAVANTTVGVALLGGGLFGLLASAAGPGVVLAVFAGVALGGAALAFAMKEV is encoded by the coding sequence ATGACTGTTGCAGACCGGGCGTTCGAGACGCTGACCGATGAGAGCCGCGCCGAGGCGGAGGATATTACCGAGGCCGCGCGGGAGGCGGAGGCGGGGAATTTTTTGCGGCACGGGGCTGCGCTTTCTCTGAGCAAGTTGGCGGACGGGCTGATTGACCCCAAGCTGGTGCTGTCGTGGCTGATGGGGGCGCTGGGCGCTCCGGCGGCTCTGACGGGCCTGCTGGTGCCGGTGCGGGAGGCCGGGGCATTGGTGCCGCAGCTGTTTACCGCGGCCCGTATCCGGGGGATGGGGCGGCGCAAGTGGGCTTGGGCAGCGGGGGCTGCCGGGCAAGGCTTGGCAGCACTGGTGATCCTGGGGGCGGCGTTGTTGCTGGAGGGCTGGGCCGCTGGCGTGGTGATCGTTGCAGCACTGGCGGTGCTGGCGGTGGCGCGCTCGGTTTGTTCGGTGAGCTTCAAGGACGTGCTGGGCAAGTCGGTGGACAAGCCGCGCCGGGGGACGGTGACGGGGCTTGCGGCCTCCGTTGCCTCGGCCGGGGTGCTGCTGTTTGCGGGCGTGCTGATGCTCGGGCTGCTTGAAAGATTTCAACTTGTGGCAGGCGCGATTGCGCTGGCAGGGGCGGCTTGGCTGGGTGCGGCTTTCATTTTTTCGACAATTGCCGAGGAAGACCGGCCCGGCGACGCCGAGGGCGAGGCGACCGGCTTGGGGCAGCTGTCGTTGCTCTGGGAGGATGCGGATTTGCGGCGCTTCGTGGTGGCGCGGGTGCTGCTTTTGCCTACCGCGCTGGCGCCGCCCTACCTCGTGATGCTGGCAGGCGAAGCGGGTGACGACCGCTGGGGCGCCTTGGGGGCGATGCTGGCTGCCTCGGCGCTGGCGGGGCTGGTCTCTGGCTGGGTCTGGGGGCGCTTGTCGGACCGGTCCTCACGGCTGGTGCTGGCTATCTCGGGTGCGGTGGCGGCGGGCTTTCTGGGCCTCGGCGTGGCGCTCGGCTGGGGTGGCGCGATGGGCACGGCATGGGCCGCGCCGCTGGTGCTCTTTGGCCTGATGGTAAGCTATCGCGGCGTGCGGGTGGGGCGCTCGACCTACCTTGTGAACCTCGCCCCGGAGGAGAGCCGGGCGAGCTACACCGCGGTGGCCAACACCACGGTTGGCGTGGCGCTGCTGGGCGGCGGGCTCTTTGGCCTGCTGGCCTCGGCAGCGGGGCCGGGCGTGGTGCTGGCGGTGTTCGCAGGTGTGGCGCTTGGCGGGGCGGCGTTGGCCTTTGCGATGAAAGAGGTGTGA
- the thrS gene encoding threonine--tRNA ligase → MAQISLTLPDGNSRDYEAGITPAEVAASISKSLAKSAISAMVDGKHHDLAWPIEADAQIAINTMKEDAPALELIRHDFAHVMARAVQELWPDTKVTIGPVIENGWYYDFDREEPFTPEDLGAIEAKMKQIINTRDAVRTEVWSRADAIAHYENTGENYKVELVGMIPDDGQPIRMYWHGDWQDLCRGPHLQHTGQLPADAFKLMKVAGAYWRGDSSRPMLQRIYGVAFKNREDLKAHLTFLEEAEKRDHRRLGREMDLFHMQEEAPGQVFWHPNGWTIYTALQDYMRRKQRAGGYREINTPQVVDRKLWEASGHWEKYQHHMFLVEVDESRDGENDDATKAKDHSQTRINALKPMNCPCHVQVFNQGLKSYRDLPLRLAEFGSCSRFEPSGALHGIMRVRGFTQDDAHIFCTEEQIQEECARFIDFLANIYEELGFPEFEIKFATRPEKRVGSEESWDYVENALENAIKAVGRDYTLEPGDGAFYGPKLDFYLTDAIGRVWQCGTFQVDPNLPERLGATYIGQDGEKHRPFMLHRATLGSFERFVGILIENWEGKLPFWLAPRQVVVASITSEADAYVNEVVAALQAKGIRAEADTRNEKINYKVREHSVGKVPVILACGGREVEERTVSVRRLGEKQTAVQSLDEIVATLAAEATPPDLR, encoded by the coding sequence ATGGCCCAGATTTCCCTCACCTTGCCCGATGGCAATTCGCGCGACTACGAGGCCGGGATCACCCCCGCCGAGGTCGCTGCATCCATCTCCAAATCGCTCGCCAAATCCGCCATATCCGCGATGGTCGACGGCAAGCACCACGATCTCGCCTGGCCGATCGAGGCCGATGCCCAGATCGCCATCAACACCATGAAGGAGGATGCGCCCGCGCTGGAGCTGATCCGCCACGACTTCGCCCATGTCATGGCCCGCGCCGTGCAGGAGCTCTGGCCCGACACCAAGGTCACCATCGGCCCGGTGATCGAGAACGGCTGGTACTACGACTTCGACCGTGAAGAGCCCTTCACGCCCGAGGATCTCGGCGCCATCGAGGCCAAGATGAAGCAGATCATCAACACCCGCGACGCCGTCCGCACAGAGGTCTGGTCCCGCGCCGATGCCATCGCGCATTACGAAAACACCGGCGAGAACTACAAGGTCGAGCTGGTCGGCATGATCCCCGACGATGGCCAGCCGATCCGCATGTATTGGCACGGCGACTGGCAGGATCTTTGCCGCGGCCCGCACCTGCAACACACCGGCCAACTCCCCGCCGACGCCTTCAAACTGATGAAGGTCGCCGGGGCCTACTGGCGCGGCGACTCCAGCCGCCCGATGCTCCAGCGCATCTACGGCGTCGCCTTCAAAAATCGCGAAGACCTCAAGGCCCACCTCACCTTCCTTGAAGAGGCCGAAAAGCGCGATCACCGCCGCTTGGGGCGCGAGATGGATCTCTTCCACATGCAGGAGGAGGCCCCCGGCCAAGTCTTCTGGCACCCCAACGGCTGGACGATCTACACCGCCCTGCAAGACTACATGCGCCGCAAGCAGCGCGCTGGCGGCTACCGCGAGATCAACACGCCGCAGGTGGTCGACCGCAAGCTCTGGGAGGCCTCAGGCCACTGGGAGAAGTACCAGCACCACATGTTCCTCGTGGAGGTGGACGAGTCCCGCGATGGCGAGAACGACGACGCCACCAAGGCCAAGGACCACAGCCAGACCCGGATCAACGCGCTCAAGCCGATGAACTGCCCCTGCCACGTGCAGGTGTTCAACCAGGGCCTCAAGTCCTACCGCGACCTGCCCCTGCGCCTTGCCGAATTTGGTTCCTGCTCGCGCTTCGAGCCCTCCGGCGCGCTCCACGGCATCATGCGCGTGCGCGGCTTTACCCAAGACGACGCGCATATCTTCTGCACCGAAGAGCAGATCCAGGAAGAATGCGCCCGCTTCATCGACTTCCTCGCCAACATCTACGAAGAGCTCGGCTTCCCCGAGTTCGAGATCAAGTTCGCCACCCGCCCTGAAAAGCGCGTGGGCAGCGAGGAATCGTGGGATTACGTCGAGAACGCCCTCGAAAACGCCATCAAGGCCGTGGGCCGCGATTATACGCTCGAGCCGGGCGACGGCGCCTTCTACGGCCCCAAGCTCGACTTCTATCTGACCGACGCCATCGGCCGGGTCTGGCAATGCGGCACCTTCCAGGTCGATCCCAACCTGCCCGAGCGCCTCGGCGCCACCTACATCGGGCAGGACGGCGAAAAGCACCGCCCCTTCATGCTGCACCGCGCCACGCTGGGCAGCTTCGAGCGCTTCGTCGGCATCCTGATTGAGAACTGGGAGGGCAAGCTGCCGTTCTGGCTCGCGCCCCGTCAGGTGGTGGTCGCCTCCATCACCTCCGAGGCCGATGCCTACGTGAACGAGGTGGTAGCCGCGCTGCAAGCCAAGGGCATCCGCGCCGAGGCTGACACCCGCAACGAGAAAATCAACTACAAGGTCCGTGAGCACTCGGTCGGCAAGGTGCCGGTCATCCTCGCCTGCGGCGGCCGCGAGGTCGAGGAGCGCACCGTCTCCGTCCGCCGTCTCGGCGAGAAACAGACCGCCGTGCAATCGCTCGACGAGATCGTGGCAACCCTCGCCGCCGAGGCCACGCCGCCCGATCTGCGGTAA